The DNA segment CATCATTGAATGCATGACCTGCCGTGCGTTGATCCGCGTACTGTTATCCTGGCTCACAGGTTCTACGCGCTCACGGGTACCCAGGGCGGTCAGCAGCAGGAAAAACGCCGTAAAAAAGCCCAGAATTGCGAACACGATGATCCAGGAGGTCCGGTCATTGCCGAAGAACGCGACCAGCGGCAGGGTAAACACACCCACCGTCAGCGAACCACAGGTCGACAGTCCCTTACGGAAGACACTGAGAATGCCGCGCTGGTAGTTATCTCGCGTAATTAATGCCAGCAACGAGCCATAAGCAATGTTGTTTGCTGTGAAGAATATATTGGCCAGCAGATAGGTAACACAGACCCAGGCGACCTTGAGGCCATAGCTCACGTCCGGCACGGTTGACATTAAGAATGCTGACAGGCCAAACGGGACGGCGGTCCAGAGCACCCACGGGCGGGCTTTACCCAGCCGGGAGCGGGTTTTATCAATCCGGATACCGACGAAAATGCAGATGATGCCATCCAGCACGCGGGCAAAAAACATCAGCGAACCAATTAACAACGCGGGCATACCCACTACGTCGGTGTAGAAAAACGCCAGAAACGTGACCATCAATGTGTAAGTCAGGTTCGTGCCATAGTCTCCAACACCAAAAGCCAGACGCTCTCGGATGCCAATGCGTTGCAGATCTTGATGAGTACCAGGTTGTGCCATCACGCGTTCTCCAGTTCAAAGATTGCTACACCCCAGTCAGCCAGGGTCAGTGTGTTGCCCGCCTGATAGCGCCTGTCGCTCAGTAATTCCCGCCCAGCGTTGAACGGTAAGATGATGTCCTGCGCGTCACTGGAATAGTTGAAGTAAAACAGCACGGTATTGCCGGCACGGTTGATGGCTCGTTTTACGATCAGCGGAAAATGGAGATGTTCAGCCTCGCTGTGCAGTTCAATCCTTTGCTGTAAGCGTGTCAGGACGCTTTCCAGCACGGTTTCGCTGGTGTGGCAGCCAATATAGCTTGCTGTCCCTTTACCGTGGCGTTTATGCACGATGGCGGCGTATTTTTGCCAATAGGGATGCTGATAGCGCGCCCAGACCTCGGTATCCGCACTGTCGACCTCCAGTAGCTCCATCCAGTGGCTGACTGCTGCGGACTCCGGTGGAATATCCAGGACGTCTGAATGTAGGGTGACATCCTGTGGTTCGACAAACAGCTGATAACTGGCTCCCAATGTCTCACGAATGACCGCAGGCTGACGCTCGTGTCGCACTTTGAGATGCTGATTGGCAAAGCCGGACTTGAAGGAGTACAGGATATGGCCGCCATCAGCCACAAACTGATTTAATCGTTGCAGTGAAGCATCAGAAACGGCGTAGAGCAGGGGAGCAATCAACAGTGCATAGCGTGACAGGCGCGGGTCATCCACAGTCAGAATATCGACTTCAATATTAAGTCGGTAGAGCGAGTCGTAGTAGCTGCGAATCAGGTCATTGTATTGATGCTCTTTATGACGCCCGAACTGATGACCCTGCCAGGGATGCCAGTCCACTGCGGTCAGTGAATTGTTGCTGACGAGCAATGCTACCCGGTTTTGCTTTTTCAGCCCGCTGAGTTGCGGTGACAGGCGCGCCAGTGCCTGCCCAACTTCTCTGGCTTCGTCATACACGGGATTGGGTTGCAGATCATGGCTGAGCAAGCCTTTCCAGTAGGTCTCATAGGCGTTATGTAGCGAATGCCAGTGCCAGTATCCGATCATCGCTGCACCAGAAGCGATATGGCTGAAAGCCTGCTGGCGCAATTGCCCCGGGTAGGGCGTCCAGTTCTTGAATGCCTGTGCCTGCGTTTCCAGTACCAGATAGTTTTTATCTTTAGTGGTGCGGGCGATATCCCCGCAGAAGGCAATTTCTGCCCCGGTCAGCTGATGCTGGCTGGGGTGATAAATATCAACGCCAGTGATATCAAGGGCTGCTGACGCGGAGAAGTGATCGACTTCACCCCGCACGCCAAAGGACCAGGTCCGCCACTCGAAATCAAAGTTGTGGGTGATGAACTGTTCCGGCAAACGATACTCACTGACCAGTTTCGCCTGCCAGGCGAGAAAGTCGGTAACCAGATCACGTTGATACTGCTGAAAGGCAGCGCCCAGGCTGGCGTTTATGGTGCTTTCCAGCGGTGGGAAATCTTCCCAGGCATCAATACGGTTGCTCCAGTAATCAAGCCCGTACTGCGCATTGAGTTTTTCCAGGTCCCCGGCAAAGCGTTGTTTCAGA comes from the Pantoea sp. At-9b genome and includes:
- a CDS encoding beta-galactosidase; this translates as MEKLLYGVAYYREYMPVERLDEDIRLMKAAGINVVRIAESTWSSYERREGEFDFSSVLTVLDRMHANQIAVIIGTPTYAIPAWLAKKHPSVMATTPQGVNKYGHRQKMDITSPIYLRYAERIIRALLTATAHHPAVIGYQIDNETKYYDTCGEHVQRDFVEHLKQRFAGDLEKLNAQYGLDYWSNRIDAWEDFPPLESTINASLGAAFQQYQRDLVTDFLAWQAKLVSEYRLPEQFITHNFDFEWRTWSFGVRGEVDHFSASAALDITGVDIYHPSQHQLTGAEIAFCGDIARTTKDKNYLVLETQAQAFKNWTPYPGQLRQQAFSHIASGAAMIGYWHWHSLHNAYETYWKGLLSHDLQPNPVYDEAREVGQALARLSPQLSGLKKQNRVALLVSNNSLTAVDWHPWQGHQFGRHKEHQYNDLIRSYYDSLYRLNIEVDILTVDDPRLSRYALLIAPLLYAVSDASLQRLNQFVADGGHILYSFKSGFANQHLKVRHERQPAVIRETLGASYQLFVEPQDVTLHSDVLDIPPESAAVSHWMELLEVDSADTEVWARYQHPYWQKYAAIVHKRHGKGTASYIGCHTSETVLESVLTRLQQRIELHSEAEHLHFPLIVKRAINRAGNTVLFYFNYSSDAQDIILPFNAGRELLSDRRYQAGNTLTLADWGVAIFELENA